A portion of the Parasedimentitalea marina genome contains these proteins:
- a CDS encoding MFS transporter, with protein sequence MLSVLKNRTYRHLFAAQLIAVMGTGLATIALALLAYDLAGDQAGLVLGTALTIKMLSYVTIAPIASALAENLPRRAWLVSLDVIRAAVALALPFVDQIWQIYVLIFLLQASSAGFTPAFQASIPDVLPDEEDYTNALSLSRLAYDLESLLSPALAAALLTVMAFGTMFFGTALGFMASALLVVSVTLPSPKPTRRRGIYDSTTRGLRLYLNTPRLRGLLGLSMVASATGAMVIVNTVVVVRGELGLNETMVAWALASFGAGSMLAALILPKLLSRTSDRRIMSAGALISLAAVVLLAVNVHLSGLSLLALLAAWLGIGIGYSTILTPSGRLLRRSANAEDRPSIFAAQFTLSHGCWLVTYPVSGWLMSQYGTVPTLWGLAALGVAGLLYALKQWPSQEPPKGQESTSSVSQ encoded by the coding sequence ATGCTGAGCGTTCTGAAAAACCGCACCTACCGCCATCTGTTCGCCGCTCAATTGATCGCGGTGATGGGGACAGGGCTGGCAACGATTGCGCTGGCCCTTTTGGCCTATGATCTGGCCGGAGATCAGGCCGGCCTGGTGCTTGGGACAGCGTTGACCATCAAAATGCTCAGTTATGTGACAATTGCCCCGATTGCCTCGGCCCTGGCCGAGAACCTGCCGCGGCGGGCCTGGCTGGTCAGCCTTGATGTGATCCGCGCCGCAGTGGCATTGGCGCTGCCATTTGTCGATCAGATCTGGCAGATCTACGTGCTGATTTTCCTGCTCCAAGCCTCATCTGCGGGTTTTACACCTGCCTTCCAGGCCTCGATCCCCGATGTGCTGCCAGACGAGGAAGACTATACCAACGCGCTGTCCCTGTCGCGGTTGGCCTATGATCTGGAAAGCCTGCTGTCGCCCGCACTGGCCGCCGCCCTGTTGACGGTTATGGCATTTGGCACGATGTTTTTCGGCACGGCACTGGGCTTCATGGCCTCTGCCCTGCTGGTGGTTTCAGTGACGCTACCCTCGCCCAAACCAACCCGTAGGCGCGGCATTTATGATAGCACCACCAGAGGCTTACGCCTGTATCTGAACACCCCGCGCTTGCGCGGATTACTTGGGCTGAGCATGGTGGCTTCAGCCACAGGCGCCATGGTGATCGTCAATACCGTCGTCGTGGTCCGTGGTGAATTGGGACTAAACGAGACGATGGTGGCCTGGGCCCTGGCCAGCTTTGGTGCCGGATCAATGTTAGCGGCTTTGATCCTACCAAAATTACTATCTCGCACATCAGATCGCCGGATCATGTCTGCAGGGGCGCTGATATCGCTTGCAGCCGTCGTTTTACTTGCAGTGAACGTTCACCTTTCGGGTTTGTCACTACTCGCTTTGCTGGCGGCCTGGCTGGGGATTGGGATTGGCTATTCCACAATTCTGACACCGTCAGGTCGATTGCTGCGCAGGTCAGCCAACGCCGAAGACCGGCCATCCATTTTCGCGGCTCAGTTCACCCTGTCACATGGCTGCTGGTTGGTGACCTATCCCGTTTCGGGCTGGCTGATGAGCCAATATGGTACGGTGCCGACACTATGGGGTCTGGCAGCATTGGGCGTGGCCGGTCTGCTGTATGCCCTAAAACAATGGCCCTCCCAAGAGCCGCCCAAGGGGCAAGAAAGCACGTCCTCCGTATCACAGTAA
- a CDS encoding SpoVR family protein, translating to MQAVKTSSTVLFDGPEWTFELLEKARDIIEDIALQDLGLDVYPNQIEIISSEQMLDAYSCAGLPLMYQHWSFGKHFVRDETLYRTGRQGLAYEIVINSNPCISYNMEENTMAMQTLVMAHAAFGHNHFFKNNYLFRQWTDAAGIHDYLAFAKNYIIACEERYGLTAVEDILDAAHSMQAQGVFRYGRPPQPTVAEKEAMQKVREGFESSQSLLDLWTDSTMRRDDEDSDNEDPAVSARQRELNLPQENILYFLEKNSPILKSWEREILRIVRSLAQYLYPQKQTKVMNEGCATFVHYYIINELYQQGRLTQGAYMEMMHSHTNVVLQPEYDDPRYSGINPYALGFAMMTDIRRICETPTDEDRDWFPDFAGDPNWRGVLKDAWANYRDESFIQQFLSPHLIRKFKLFTLSNDANKPNLVVSDIHNRAGYRDIRRELARSYDLAYLEPDIQVTDVDLRGDRELKMTHFVRNDIQLDRDNREEVLKHARKLWGYNVKMSVEVAP from the coding sequence ATGCAGGCGGTTAAGACCTCCTCGACTGTGCTGTTTGACGGTCCGGAATGGACCTTTGAACTACTTGAAAAAGCCCGCGATATTATCGAGGATATCGCGCTGCAGGATTTGGGACTGGATGTTTATCCCAACCAGATCGAAATTATTTCGTCCGAACAGATGCTGGACGCCTATTCCTGTGCCGGCTTGCCGCTGATGTATCAACACTGGTCATTTGGGAAGCATTTCGTGCGCGACGAAACCCTGTATCGTACCGGGCGGCAGGGGTTGGCCTATGAAATTGTCATCAACTCAAATCCCTGCATCAGCTACAATATGGAAGAGAACACCATGGCGATGCAAACGCTGGTGATGGCGCATGCAGCCTTTGGGCATAATCATTTTTTCAAGAACAACTACCTGTTCCGGCAGTGGACGGATGCAGCAGGGATCCACGACTACCTTGCATTTGCCAAGAATTACATCATTGCTTGCGAAGAACGCTATGGGCTCACCGCAGTGGAGGATATTCTGGACGCCGCTCATTCAATGCAGGCGCAGGGGGTTTTTCGCTATGGGCGTCCGCCCCAGCCCACTGTTGCCGAGAAAGAGGCCATGCAGAAGGTCCGTGAGGGTTTTGAAAGTAGCCAAAGCCTGCTGGATCTTTGGACGGACAGCACCATGCGCCGGGATGATGAAGACAGCGACAACGAGGATCCAGCGGTCAGTGCCCGTCAACGCGAGCTGAACCTGCCGCAGGAAAACATCCTTTATTTTCTTGAGAAAAACAGCCCGATCCTGAAGTCCTGGGAACGGGAAATCCTGCGCATCGTGCGCAGTCTGGCGCAATATTTGTATCCGCAGAAGCAGACAAAGGTGATGAACGAGGGCTGTGCCACCTTCGTGCATTACTACATTATCAACGAGTTGTATCAGCAGGGGCGGCTGACGCAGGGCGCCTATATGGAGATGATGCACAGCCACACCAATGTAGTGTTGCAACCCGAATATGACGACCCGCGCTATTCCGGGATCAATCCCTATGCGCTGGGCTTTGCTATGATGACGGACATTCGTCGGATTTGCGAGACACCAACCGACGAAGACCGTGACTGGTTTCCCGACTTTGCAGGGGATCCGAATTGGCGCGGGGTGCTCAAAGATGCCTGGGCGAACTACCGGGATGAGAGTTTCATACAGCAATTCCTGTCCCCACATTTGATCCGAAAATTCAAACTGTTCACGCTGTCCAATGACGCGAATAAGCCAAATCTGGTGGTCAGTGATATTCACAATCGGGCGGGGTATCGTGACATTCGCCGTGAACTGGCTCGGTCCTATGACCTGGCTTATCTGGAGCCGGATATTCAGGTGACTGATGTCGACCTGCGCGGTGACCGCGAGTTGAAGATGACTCATTTCGTGCGAAATGACATTCAACTGGATCGGGACAACCGAGAGGAAGTCCTGAAACATGCCCGCAAGTTATGGGGTTACAACGTGAAAATGAGCGTTGAAGTGGCGCCTTGA